The Vibrio sp. STUT-A11 region AGCCACTTGTTCGACTTCCTGCTTTTCTTGATCGGAATTGGCACTGCTCTGGGTCATGACCGTTGCAAGCTCGGTGGAAGCAGAAGCGACATCTTCGCTGATACGAACCAGTGAGCCTACGGTGCTACGCAGCTGAACGATAGTCTGGTTCACATCATGAGAAAGTTGGGATACTTCGTTTTTTCCGATTTCTTCAGCGGTAACTAACAGGTTTCCTTTCGCGACCTCACGCATGGTGTTTTGCAAGTTACGAATTGGAGTCACAATATAGTTGGCTAAGATCCAACTAATCAAGGATGCGGCTAACAGAATAATTGCAATGGATATTGCACTGTGAGCCAAGGTGTCAGAATGCACCTTTCCGTTGGCTTGGACGTCGCTCATTACAGTCTGATTCAGCTTTTCAGACAGGGTATCAATAGCGGTAATCATTTCCTCGCCCGCGACTCGATAATTTTCCATGGCAATTTCGAATTTTTGATCAAAGCTAGCTGTGGTGGTTTGACTTGCGTGCTTTTGAGCAAGTAATGGCGTCATGGTGATACGTGTGAAATCAACATAATGGTTCATTGCTTCTCGCATGGCGGTGACTTCTGACTGAACTCCAGGCAGATCATTAATGGAATCTAAGAATTCACGGCTTTCTGTTTGTCTTTGCGATAACTCTTGATTTAACGATTGCACATCCTCGGCTTGAAAAAGGCTGTAAATGGCTTTAATGCGCATCGCATAGGTATTATCGACAATGGCGCTCAGTTCATCTTTATGAACGATAAGACTTTGAGTGGATACTGAAACCTTATTAAATGCTTGATCTAACTTATTTATTCCGACAGTGAGTCCTATAACAAGTAAAATAACAGTAAACAAAACAGGCAAAAAGACCTGTAATTTAATAGATAGCGTGCTTAAAAATTGACGCATGATTACCCTCAAACTGAATGAATTATTATGTGTTTTATTCTAGATTTGAATTCTAATCAATCTCTTTTTTAAATCAATAGGTTAGAGTTATATCCTTATGGTCTGTAGTTATAAAAAACGTTTAAATTTTAATTGGCTATGCAAGTTGTAAGGGAAATGTAAGTAAGTGGTAAAAATGAATAGAGAGGAAATGTGTAAGCGTCAGATTAATCGGTCAATTTCCATGCTGGATAGGTAATGTGTCATAGAGGCTTCAACTAAGTGAAACACAACTGTCACATTCGAGTTCTAAAGTGAGCACCGTTCAAGTGAAACACAACGGCAATAAAGCCACTTTAAGGAAATTGTGATGAAAAAGACAGTAATCGGTGCAATCGCACTTCTAGGCGCAATGGCAGTGACTCCTGTTTCTGCTAAAGAAACTATCTCTGCAGTGGGTTCTAGCAGCGTAACTCCACTGATGGAAGTTTTCTCTGAAACGTACATGAAGACAAACCCAGAAGTATTTATCGAAGTTCAGGGTCCTGGTTCTTCTGCTGGTGTTAAAGCAGCAAAAAATGGTTCGGCTGACCTAGGTATGTCTTCTCGTAACCTGAAAGACTCTGAAAAAGAAGCAACGCTTATTGAAGAAGTGGTTGCACGCGACGGTATCGCGGTTGTCGTTAACCCACAGAACAACCTAAAAGGTCTTACTGCGGAACAAGTAACTTCTATCTACAAGGGTGAAGTATCAAACTGGAAAGAAGTGGGCGGTGAAGACAAGCCAATCGTAGCTATCACTCGTGACACTGCTTCTGGTACTCGTGGTGCATTCGAAGACATCATGTCTCTTAAAATGAAAGTTTCTGGTAAGAAAGTTTCTGCAATCTCTCAACGTGCGCAAGTTGCTAACGGTAACGGTGCTCTAAAAACGATGGTTGCTTCTAACCCATACGCAATCGGCTACATCTCTCTAGGTACTGTTGACAACACAGTTCACGCGCTAGCAATCGACAGCGTAGATGCGACAGTGGCTAACGTTAAGAACGGTTCTTACAAAGTAGCTCGTCCTTTCCTTGTTCTTTACAAAGAAGGCAAGCCATCTGCTGAAACGCAAAAATTCCTAGATTGGATGCTAACTGAAGATGCTCAAAAGCTAGTTGACCAAAACGGTTACATCTCAGTTCACTAATCCCATCGAGACGCTTAAATTTGCTCAGCCCGCCGTTTAGGGCTGAGCCTTTCTATCCATAGTGTTCACTGGCCATTGCCCAGAACCGTGAGATTTTAAAATGACCATCGCGACAAATAGTGAAAAGCTTATGAATACTGACGCTAAAGCTATCAGCAAGCCACGACTACGAGAAAAACGTAGCATTGACTGGAAAGAGCGTATCTTCCACAGCTTGTTTCTCACCAGTGCCGTTATCGGCATCGTATCATTAGCAGTAATTGCCTACTTTATTGTTCGAGAAAGTATTCCCGCCTTTCAAGAAGTTGGGGTTTCGGGCATCGTTTTAGGTCAAAACTGGCTCCCACCTGCGCTTTACGGCGTAGCAACCATGATTGTGGCCTCCATCGTTTCAACCGCTGGCGCGGTAATGGTCGGTGTTCCGGTTGGTGTTTTGACTGCAATCTTTATCGCTGAAATCGCGCCTAAGCGTTTAGCTGACGTCATTCGTCCGGCTGTAGAGCTGTTGGCGGGGATCCCTTCGGTGGTTTATGGCTTCTTTGGTTTGGTTATCATCGTTCCATTGATTCAAAATATCTTCAACGTGCCAGCAGGTAACACGATTCTTGCCGGTATCATCGTTCTTGGTGTGATGATTCTACCGACGGTTATTACGGTCTCTGAAACCTCTATCCGTGCTGTACCTCGCGCATACAAAGAAGGTTCACTGGCACTTGGCGCTTCAAAGATTTACACCATCTTCAAATTACTTGTGCCTGCGGCTCGTTCAGGAATTATGACGGGTGTGATTCTTGGTATCGGTCGTGCTTTAGGCGAGACGATGGCAATCATCATGGTAATGGGTAACGCACCAGCTATGCCAGAAGGCATTCTGGACTCTGCACGTACACTAACGGCGAACATTGCGATTGAAATGTCTTACGCAAGTGGTGTTCACGCAAACGCACTTTACGCTACAGGTGTGGTACTGCTGGTCTTCATCATGACGTTGAACGCTGTACTTCTTTACCTAAACCGAGAAAAAGCGAAGTAATCGCTCGTTAATGGTGACAATTATGGATCGCGCAAAATTAAAACAAGCTCGCCAGTTCAAAGATAAC contains the following coding sequences:
- a CDS encoding phosphate ABC transporter substrate-binding protein encodes the protein MKKTVIGAIALLGAMAVTPVSAKETISAVGSSSVTPLMEVFSETYMKTNPEVFIEVQGPGSSAGVKAAKNGSADLGMSSRNLKDSEKEATLIEEVVARDGIAVVVNPQNNLKGLTAEQVTSIYKGEVSNWKEVGGEDKPIVAITRDTASGTRGAFEDIMSLKMKVSGKKVSAISQRAQVANGNGALKTMVASNPYAIGYISLGTVDNTVHALAIDSVDATVANVKNGSYKVARPFLVLYKEGKPSAETQKFLDWMLTEDAQKLVDQNGYISVH
- a CDS encoding methyl-accepting chemotaxis protein, which produces MRQFLSTLSIKLQVFLPVLFTVILLVIGLTVGINKLDQAFNKVSVSTQSLIVHKDELSAIVDNTYAMRIKAIYSLFQAEDVQSLNQELSQRQTESREFLDSINDLPGVQSEVTAMREAMNHYVDFTRITMTPLLAQKHASQTTTASFDQKFEIAMENYRVAGEEMITAIDTLSEKLNQTVMSDVQANGKVHSDTLAHSAISIAIILLAASLISWILANYIVTPIRNLQNTMREVAKGNLLVTAEEIGKNEVSQLSHDVNQTIVQLRSTVGSLVRISEDVASASTELATVMTQSSANSDQEKQEVEQVASAINQMESAATEVSNNAQLADGASTEARQIATESLNMFEESTRASAKMAEQLNAAAVVVTSLKEQSEQIGRVIDVIEGISEQTNLLALNAAIEAARAGESGRGFAVVADEVRMLAARTQESTKEIQVIIEELQQQSGTANESMHSSLAMLKDNQAIAEQVSLSLNNISQSISDLNAMNTQVATASEEQKQVTTDINNNLSNIYQLVSENVTGITQSAAAAQELSGLAEKQQQELKQFQI
- the pstC gene encoding phosphate ABC transporter permease subunit PstC, whose product is MTIATNSEKLMNTDAKAISKPRLREKRSIDWKERIFHSLFLTSAVIGIVSLAVIAYFIVRESIPAFQEVGVSGIVLGQNWLPPALYGVATMIVASIVSTAGAVMVGVPVGVLTAIFIAEIAPKRLADVIRPAVELLAGIPSVVYGFFGLVIIVPLIQNIFNVPAGNTILAGIIVLGVMILPTVITVSETSIRAVPRAYKEGSLALGASKIYTIFKLLVPAARSGIMTGVILGIGRALGETMAIIMVMGNAPAMPEGILDSARTLTANIAIEMSYASGVHANALYATGVVLLVFIMTLNAVLLYLNREKAK